A stretch of the uncultured Desulfobacter sp. genome encodes the following:
- a CDS encoding DUF4136 domain-containing protein, with translation MKKPFYRLTLGLLLLMPALLLASGCASVKVKTDFDSEYDFSTLKTYRWATGKELNPDDILAKNPLVRKRFVKSVDNVMARKGFSLLESGDADFVIVMHAGSKEKVRVDQTPGPAGMGFYGRRYYRGWYDPWWGAYSNTTTVSHYTEGTLVIDIVPWGTKELAWRGMGTKTIGEYNSAKQQKSVDAVVTKILSNFPPK, from the coding sequence ATGAAAAAGCCGTTCTACCGTCTAACCTTAGGTCTATTACTACTAATGCCGGCGTTGCTGCTTGCATCCGGATGTGCGTCCGTAAAGGTGAAAACAGATTTTGACTCTGAATACGATTTCAGCACGTTGAAAACCTATCGCTGGGCAACAGGGAAAGAACTGAACCCTGACGATATTCTGGCTAAAAATCCATTGGTTCGCAAACGCTTTGTCAAATCGGTCGACAACGTCATGGCCAGGAAGGGATTCTCTCTGCTGGAATCAGGAGATGCGGACTTTGTCATCGTCATGCACGCGGGATCCAAGGAAAAAGTCAGAGTGGATCAAACGCCTGGGCCGGCCGGCATGGGATTTTATGGACGAAGATACTACCGTGGCTGGTATGATCCCTGGTGGGGCGCCTACAGCAACACAACCACCGTCAGCCACTATACCGAAGGGACCTTGGTGATCGACATAGTGCCTTGGGGAACCAAAGAATTAGCTTGGCGCGGCATGGGCACAAAAACGATTGGTGAATATAACAGCGCAAAACAACAAAAATCAGTCGACGCGGTGGTCACAAAAATATTAAGCAATTTTCCGCCAAAGTGA